A segment of the Carya illinoinensis cultivar Pawnee chromosome 1, C.illinoinensisPawnee_v1, whole genome shotgun sequence genome:
tttattttataaatattcaattcttttatatatatacacacatatacatgatatatatttatatatatgtatttattttattagttagtttatatatacatataaatatttatatataatatataattaatttcaaaataatatatcaaaACATACCGATAGTCAAATATTTAATACAGTGCCTTAAACCAAATAACTTTGGGTGTGAATACCTTTATAAGATTTCTTATATCTCTGACAGCCTTCTTGTTTTATGGAAAATGCTAGATTTTCTgctcccaaatttttttttttttttcttagtgattaaataaaagttttttaatattattgtgaattttttatatttttttaaatatttaaaaatattaaaaaataatgtaaaaaaaaacaaaaatagaaattttttttttgataatagcGGAGCTACCAACGAGAGTCCCGAGCGGTGGCCGGAGCACTctctttgttttattattcGGGTCAGTCGGACTCAtcctaactatctcaaatataGTTAACCCGTCCAATCAACTCAGATTTAAATCCGCCCGTCAGTCCTCAAATTATAGAACTACCCCTATAAAACTATTCAATTCTCTTCCTTCCCTCTTCCCCCAAACCCTAGAAATTCCCTCCTTGTCCTGAAAGTCAGTGTCGTcctatacataaatacatatataaatatataatttgtttattcaTTAATTTGTTGACTTTGTGTGGTTTTCACTTTTGGGTTCTTTCAAACACTCTGAGAGACAGAGCGCAATGGAAGGAGCAGCAGGTCTCTACAACCCGCGAACAGTCGAGGAGGTTTTTAGGGATTTCAAGGGCCGCCGAGCTGGTATGATCAAAGCCCTGACAGCTGGTACGCCCTCACCCTCTCTTTCACTTGCCTTTCTTCTTTGTTAGGTTCCCGAGAAAATAAGACGGAGAagatttttgtgattttagtgTTATGTCATTTAGAGCGTTTCTTATTGTCTTTTCGTGTGCAAGGAACAAACGcttatttactttttaagcTTCTTCTCccttattctttctttcttcttctttttcttattctttttcattgTTGTTCGGAGCAGCGTTTTAGTTTGCTTCCGTTTTGTGAATTGCGAAAAAAAGGAAATAGTTTTTTCCCCGTGATAGGCTTTAGTTTTTAGCAATTCATGGTTCTTCGTCCGTTTCCATagaaattgagagagaagatgagagaaagaattttattgtgttttttggACAAGCTTGCGTTTTTTGTTCAGTTCccaggaaattaaaaaaaaaaatgaagaacaatAGACGGTAGGAAATGTTTAGTTGTTTTGGCGTTTGTAAAAGTGTTTAGGACAATTCATTATCTTATGATTAGTTTCTCAGAAAGCTGTGGAAAACAAAATCTATTGTTGTGTGTTCTTCTTGTTTGACTTGGTGGGGGTTAACAATGATGGaattattagtttaaaaagtgTGGTTTCTCTCTGTTCCTCCACATGTCACTGCAACCAAGACCTGGAATTGTCAactgaatcattttttttttttttttgaggtgcgagttttggaatttttttcatgcggtcattttctttttgcagatGTTGAAGAATTCTATCAGCAGTGTGATCCAGGTCAGGTTTAATTCACTATTGGTCTGGAAGTCTTATATGATAGATATCTCTTGGTATATGAATCAGCACCCCTCTTCAATTATACATCGAAAGGGTTTTTTAAGAAGTAATTGTATATTGAAGAGTGGTATGAGATGAGAAGAATTTCTGGTTTGATTAATTAGTCAAGCTCTAAAAAAGAGAATCTAATTAAAATGAGACTAGTAATCTGAAAGGCACTCAAGCCAGACCTCCAAAACAACCTAAATTTTCAACACCTAAAGCAAtcctaacaataataaaaaatttcgtatcaaactcaagtgccatgtgtGCCTGACTGGCTAAGAGTTAAGGAAGTCCATTTGCTGTTGGGTTTTATCAATTTGTAGATAGTATTTTGTCTTTTAATTGATATTTATCATGACTTGTAAAAACTACTTATTGTTACATGATATAATCAGTTGAAGGACTTGATTGTTTAAAGTTGGCATAGGGAACTTaagtcactttttttttttttttttttttgttgtgatTATGAGATTCTCTTGcctttgtaataaaataatatatcttgTGTATGCTGACATCTCTCTCCCTATACACCTTCTTGTCCGCCTAGGATCCAGTTGTGATTGTTTGTGTTGTTTCTTGTCCATCGTTACATTTTATGGTCCTCTGTAAAACACTTTTTTTATTGGCCATGCACGTGTGGATCATATGAATCACTTATACATGTGATAGTTGTTTATTACTTGCGTTGAATATTGACGTTATTGTGGGTAATTTGTCTACATGTTTGAGATGCAATTTTGGGGGAAATTGCATGAGTGTTCCAAAAATCTGGctcataaaatttatattctgcAAAAATAGGAAGTAAGCTGGTACCAATGTACTTGATTTGTTTTAATGGTTTCATGAGcttgataataatattttgtaaaaatggtATGTTGCCCAAAAGTATGAGGATTTTCATTATGGTTTCAGATGTTCAAATGGTTATTGGAGGGGGGAGGTATTTGCATAACTATGTTTACTAAGTACCACTTGCTTCCATTATGCTTGTTATTTTTGATTGATACCTATTCTATTGAATTTTGGTTTGGCTGGTCTTTATGTGTTAATTTGTATTTACAGAGAAGGAGAATCTGTGCCTTTATGGCTTTCCTAGTGAGCAATGGGAAGTCAATTTACCTGCTGAAGAAGTGCCCCCAGAGCTCCCAGAGCCTGCACTGGGAATTAACTTTGCGAGAGATGGCATGCAAGAAAAGGACTGGCTATCTTTAGTCGCTGTCCATAGTGATGCATGGCTGCTTGCTGTTGCCTTCTATTTTGGTGCTAGATTTGGATTTGATAAGGCTGACAGGTAACTTTCACCTGCTTGTCTAAGTTCCCCCTTCAGTTTGTTAATTTAGAAACGTTGAGTTTTTAAGCTGAAACAAAGATAATGGAGAGCCCTACTACCTTCTCCTGAATTTCTTGTCTGATGCTGCAGTTTGTCTCATAATCTTTGAAAAGTTGGCTATACTCTCTCTagcatattatttattactttgcTTTGTTTGAGCTTTGTAGTAACTTGTTAATTATaaattctatcattttttttttttgacaagtaatattaaattttattgatgtaaATAAAAGCGTAAGCCAAgtacactggaagtatacatgtgaatacaccgCTTTAAGAGCTAGAAAttgttacaaggaaatcatggaagctgagaccattAAACTCTATCATTTATATGTACTTTGCCTTATTTTGAGTTATGCGATGTTATTATAGGTCCTTCCCTACGacaacattgttgtaaaatttgAGGCAGAGAAACTCTAGATCTAAGCTCCAAGTATTTAGCTTAGTTTGGGAGTTATATGCATGGTATTGGATAGAGTGATGCtatagtttattaattatttataaaaaaaaaaattgtctattaacttattaaaaaaaaaaaaattgtctattAATTGGTTAGTTGTATATTTTTTCCCTCTGTAACTCAATCTATTTGATGAATCCCTTTGCCTGCTTTGCTTGTCATTGCTGTTGAGTGTTTTTTATTCCctttaaaagtaatttttggGCTTGAAAACCAGATTTGGGTCATGTATTTTGTGATGGAAGAGCTCATGCTCAGTTAATTCCTACTTTTGAGTAGGGGTGGGCAAAAACTCCGAAATTCCGACTCCGGCCGAATTCCAACAAGGCTCCGAGTTTTTGAAACTCGGAGTCGGAGTAACTCCAACTCCACTCGTCAGAGTCGTCcaacttaaaaaacaaaaaacaaaaatcctgCTGCCATTTTTATTGCTTCTCCGATCAAAGAAAGAGAagtctatattattttttgtctgTCTCAGTACATCTCTGTCTGTCACTGTCAATCCACCTGTCTTCTGtctcttttttgcttttttatgtTTACGTTTGtattcaattttcagttcaccgtcctttatgttttttgagtattttctatttttctttcatggGGTGGTGTAGAGACTACAGAGAGTCATAGACAGTAGAGGTGGACTTGTAGATTTTTTAGTTGAGTGGCTCTACAGCCacacattttgtttttttttttttttttggggggggggggggtcccaGTCCTCCCAGTCCTGCCaagtgcaaatttttttttccatgtatttttttgacatttttaaaaataaaaaaattcacaacattattaaaaaacaccatcttaatcactaagttaaaaaaaaagaaaaattccacTTGTCGGGATTGTCATTCGGGATTCCCGTTTGTGgttgtcatttatttttttagttttcaaaTGAATCAAATCAGTCaagttttttgcttttttgagttttttggttttttattttaatttttgttctagGGCCTCGTGAGGAGTGATGAACTGATGTTAGTCTTTTTTGAGTTTTCAACTTTTCACTTTTCAGATCATTGTCAGCTTTcgtctttttcaaaatttttcctttatttatttattaatacttttggacctttggtttaAGGATGGTGAATGTTAGTTTCTAGATCCAATCTTGGCCATTGTTCCTTTACATTGACGGCTAATTTGAATATAGTGGTAACagtgcacatatatataattagtttttaatcTTTCTGTATCCGACCTCCTATTCATTTTGATTCTTCACCCTTGAGCCTCTACTCTCTTCCCAGTCCCAGTCCCAGTCCCATTTCCTTTTACGTGTTTCTGTGGAGCATCTGACAAAGGAAGAAATGCACTGGAGGATTACATGTATACCATTCACTGGAATATACAGGCTCCATATCATCGCGGTGGGTTTAGCAGTGTCGACTATGCCATTGTTTGGCGACGGCAGCCAacagagctctctctctctctctctctctctctctctctctctctatatatatatatatatatatggcactGGCGCTctgactccaactccgactttgACAACTCCTATTGGAGTTGGAGCCCAACTTTGACTCTGataaaagtcggagtcggagtttggAGTTGGGCTTTCTGACTTTTTTGGAGTTGGAGTCAGAGTCTGGAGCCCAGCCCTACTTTTGAGGCAAGAGCTGATCATTGTGGGCGACATGTCAcatgcttgatttttttttttttttgataagtaataagaaaattttacgtatacgaatgaaataggcatagcccgtgGGCAACTCTCTGTTTGCATTAGTAAAATTATCTGTACTCCATGTAAGGACATGTAATATCTTAATCATGTTTTCAACGTTAGGCACAAAGTATTTTAGTTTTACTGGGTCCGGTTGTGGTTCCATAAATGAGTAGACCTGGCCGTATCCTTATAGTGGTTATTGCATGAAAAATGAAGACTTTAAATGTCTACTCTATATTTGCAAATTTGGTGATTCTTcggctatttgtaatttttaattgattatgtGACTTGTTTTCTATGCGATACTGTTTCATTGTTCTATTACTTGTGGCACAGGAAGCGGCTCTTTAACATGATAAATGATCTCCCAACAATTTTTGAAGTGGTGACTGGTGCTGCAAAAAAACAAGGGAAGGAAAAGCCATCTGTCTCAAATCATGGTGgcaacaaatccaagacaaacTCCAAAATGGTAAAAGgattttctctatttcttttattagCTTGAGGAAATTTTTATGAGTAGAAATTACGATGGATATGTGGCACTTGGAACTGTATTCTTCACTGCAGGCCTTTACTTATATGTGGCGATGCTTGTTTGGTCTGTTTGATATTTTGGCTAACGGTTATAATAAGAAGATTGTGGttatttttttggttggcaTGTGCTAACTTACCTTGCTGCTTGTGTTGTAGTGACTGAGAATAATTGGGATGTTATGTCTCGTTCTGAAATTGCACACACCGGGAGATCTCATTAACTGTTCCTGCATTTCTTGACTATTCTTATACATTTGCCTGATAGTCATACTTGAGCATTGTATCAAGTTTTGTTcactgatatttttttaaattatgcatCTGGGTAAAGTTCATAGTTTGGCTTGGAAGAATATGTTTTTCTATATGTGATGAAACTAGCAGCCTTGTTTCTCGAAGAAATTAGGtcatatttgtatctttttattttttatttttattattttgttttttaattcctGGTGACAAAGCAGCGGGCATCAGAATCTCAGGGAAAAGATTCAAAGGCCTCACAGACAAAGGATGAGGATGAGGTCGTGGATGAGGAAGATGAGGAGGATGAGCATGGAGAGACCTTGTGTGGAGCATGTGGGGAGAATTATGCGTCAGATGAATTCTGGATTTGCTGTGACATCTGTGAGAAGTGGTTCCATGGCAAGTGTGTAAAGATTACACCAGCTAGGGCTGAGCATATTAAGCAGTACAAGTGTCCATCCTGCAGCAACAAGAGAGTTCGCCCTTGACGTTGCCAAGCGGTGCGATCTCTttctgtctgtctctctctcactttgtttagtagttttagttttaaaaactAGTGCAACTTGTGAATGCGTCCTTTGGTTTAGGGATCTCAATTTTGGACAGTTACGTTTAGTTTTGTAGTTTGGATCTCCCCTGTTTAGCTTCACACGTCTtgtaatatttacagtttttagAAATACGTCTATTTGTAGTAGTGTAAGACGTGTCTTCCTTCTCACGATTGATGTTAACTTGTCCGATGCATTCTCGGCTGTACTATCTTTCCATGAACGTGACATTCAGGATTTCTCATCCGCATGAAATTGTAATGCGTATTCATTACCCCACTCTCAGGTCATATTTGGCCAAAAAGGGGAATCAATGTATCGTATTCTTGTAGCATGCCATAAGAGTGCACTTATGAAAGTATTTTGGTGAGGTTGTTTCCGTTGTCCATAAAAGTTTCCTAATTTGTTATAGACGATGTACAAACAAGAACCGTCTTCACAACATTCAATTTCCTAGTTGTTTGGTGTTTTTCAAGTGCTGTTGTGGGATATTTTTGGATGTCCCACCCCATTGTATTCTTGTTGGCACATGCATAGATGTAAGGCCTCTATGTTTTTCTAGGCAGGTGGAATTAATTTGGGACAAGACatttaattgtaaatataaaaagaataatgctagaATGTCTCAAATTTGTCCACTCATTGAtcgcttatttattttaatttattattattattattattattttttacttgatGGTTAAAATAGTGAATAGTAGTGTATTGATgtattattctttaaaatatttaaatatagtttaaaaaatgtgttaaaaaaaaaaaaatcaaaaagtgtCATTTAACCTATCTGCACGGCCTCACATAAAAAAGAGAGCCCGGCAGAGTAGGAGGACTCGtatagaaaaagagagaatccAAAAAGATGCGTTACTGTAATTGGAACTAATCGTATGTTACTACATACACTAGCAACAACGCGCGCATATCATGTGTGGTGGAAACAATTACACACTCATGtttgtgtctatatatatatatatatgtagtaatGTGATAAACAACA
Coding sequences within it:
- the LOC122281018 gene encoding PHD finger protein ALFIN-LIKE 3-like isoform X2 gives rise to the protein MEGAAGLYNPRTVEEVFRDFKGRRAGMIKALTADVEEFYQQCDPEKENLCLYGFPSEQWEVNLPAEEVPPELPEPALGINFARDGMQEKDWLSLVAVHSDAWLLAVAFYFGARFGFDKADRKRLFNMINDLPTIFEVVTGAAKKQGKEKPSVSNHGGNKSKTNSKMRASESQGKDSKASQTKDEDEVVDEEDEEDEHGETLCGACGENYASDEFWICCDICEKWFHGKCVKITPARAEHIKQYKCPSCSNKRVRP
- the LOC122281018 gene encoding PHD finger protein ALFIN-LIKE 3-like isoform X1 translates to MEGAAGLYNPRTVEEVFRDFKGRRAGMIKALTADVEEFYQQCDPEKENLCLYGFPSEQWEVNLPAEEVPPELPEPALGINFARDGMQEKDWLSLVAVHSDAWLLAVAFYFGARFGFDKADRKRLFNMINDLPTIFEVVTGAAKKQGKEKPSVSNHGGNKSKTNSKMQRASESQGKDSKASQTKDEDEVVDEEDEEDEHGETLCGACGENYASDEFWICCDICEKWFHGKCVKITPARAEHIKQYKCPSCSNKRVRP